In Gadus macrocephalus chromosome 4, ASM3116895v1, the following proteins share a genomic window:
- the LOC132456124 gene encoding protein sidekick-1, producing the protein MSLGRQLFYFMFGMAIIYFPQTQGDCSLKHQPSSYELSATNQDGLNFECFGKNDQKGKKFEWYCSFNDSSENSYVGKYVSIQEKKTCWYQHNKSAKPMTLEDGSLYKNKNMTVHVFDNNNCTKASFRGVPNQLIRCDPPANVSFLRLSRRLMVNLTWRPEDERNIKKYDLRHRVLNSVFWNESQSTQRNKGSVEHLDPSLSYEVEIRCSPINLCPKCSWSPPYCLPPELTVPPVILNVEDIDVAGQNGRRLLLIRWNYPSRELVEGYSVKVEKASGEASNRIPTDQMELRLIVSYSAYQLQITASNKFSTSPAAHWTVPARKYRDGAGGRLNVTFHSNMSLTLSWSDSEALKPVCYSVELSSDGHKTQYDVFFIHNASHQLISLKEPLEPYQMYDITLHTRTNNNTCNMERINNSESTYGSLQAYFREGTPVSAPTNISRSNVTLTSMVLTWRPVPVADLRGHLLGYTLHYKETGPQNTSTPRNTTVDPTVVSQELVGLESGTVYTVQIAAFTSAGAGVKSSASYFGTSSQGLPFLHKAVKNSLITCSVLIGIILFGSPLLKRAKGSFWPNVPNPGTSSAIQRMVKSYELEPLKLTILREECDTCTLHLPPPDPPLGLQYTGLQGSGQPLGTPPSCEEPPRRDASDDSTGDTLPDDERTTTPDALQSDPESAPGKGPSDYTTMELFQQGMPPPPPACRTEGHAGLHGEEMNKTVHGNGSDYSRQSSQGPMEIGAL; encoded by the exons ATGAGTTTGGGCCGTcaattgttttatttcatgtttg gcATGGCTATTATCTACTTTCCACAAACTCAAG GGGACTGTTCATTGAAGCATCAACCTTCCAGTTATGAACTCTCTGCGACAAATCAGG ATGGACTCAATTTCGAGTGCTTTGGTAAAAACGatcaaaagggaaaaaaatttGAATGGTATTGCTCGTTTAACGATTCATCAGAAAACTCATATGTTGGAAAATATGTCAGCATACAAGAAAA GAAAACATGTTGGTATCAGCACAACAAATCTGCAAAGCCGATGACTCTCGAAGATGGATCgttatataaaaacaaaaacatgaccGTTCATGTTTTTGATAATAACAACTGTACAAAAGCGTCGTTTAGAGGTGTTCCGAACCAACTGA TTCGTTGTGATCCACCAGCGAATGTAAGCTTTCTTCGTCTTTCGAGAAGACTCATGGTGAATTTGACGTGGAGGCCGGAGGACGAGAGAAATATCAAAAAATATGATCTGAGACACAGAGTGCTCAACAGTGTGTTTTGGAACGAG TCCCAGTCCACCCAAAGGAACAAGGGTTCAGTGGAGCACCTCGACCCCTCGCTCTCCTACGAGGTGGAGATACGGTGCAGCCCAATCAACCTCTGCCCAAAGTGCTCCTGGAGTCCCCCCTACTGCCTCCCACCAG AATTAACCGTCCCGCCAGTGATTCTGAACGTGGAAGACATCGATGTTGCAGGACAAAATGGCCGCCGTCTTCTCCTTATACGTTGGAAT TATCCCTCCAGAGAGCTGGTGGAAGGCTACAGCGTGAAGGTGGAGAAGGCCTCTGGAGAGGCCAGCAATCGTATCCCCACCGACCAAATGGAGTTGAGGCTGATTGTGTCTTACTCCGCCTACCAGCTGCAGATCACTGCCTCTAACAAGTTCAGCACATCCCCCGCAGCCCACTGGACCGTACCCGCACGCAAATACAGGG ACGGTGCAGGCGGGAGGCTGAACGTCACGTTCCACAGTAACATGTCCCTCACTCTGTCCTGGAGCGACTCGGAGGCTCTGAAACCAGTCTGCTACTCCGTCGAACTGAGCAGCGATGGGCATAAAACACAGTATGACGTGTTTTTCATACACAATGCATCCCACCAATTGATAAGTTTAAAGG AGCCGTTGGAGCCCTATCAGATGTATGACATCACGCTGCACACCAGGACTAACAATAATACCTGCAACATGGAGCGGATCAACAACAGTGAGAGCACCTACGGGAGCCTGCAGGCCTACTTCAGAGAGGGAA CTCCTGTCAGCGCTCCGACCAACATCTCCAGGTCCAACGTGACCCTGACCTCCATGGTCCTTACCTGGAGGCCCGTCCCAGTGGCGGACCTCAGGGGACACCTCCTTGGGTACACCCTCCACTACAAGGAGACTGGTCCACAAAACACGAGCACACCCAGAA ACACAACGGTGGATCCCACAGTAGTCTCACAGGAGCTGGTGGGTCTTGAAAGTGGTACAGTGTACACGGTTCAAATAGCAGCATTCACCTCCGCAGGAGCGGGGGTGAAAAGTAGTGCAAGCTACTTTGGTACCAGTTCTCAAG GCCTCCCTTTTCTTCATAAAGCCGTCAAGAACTCCCTGATAACGTGTTCTGTGTTGATAGGCATCATCCTGTTCGGCTCGCCACTGTTAAAAAG GGCAAAGGGGTCGTTTTGGCCAAATGTACCAAATCCAGGTACCAGCAGTGCAATCCAGAGAATGGTTAAGTCCTATGAGCTG GAGCCCCTGAAGCTGACCATCCTCCGGGAGGAATGCGACACGTGTACcctccacctgccccccccGGACCCGCCGCTGGGCCTTCAGTACACCGGGCTCCAGGGCAGCGGACAGCCACTCGGGACCCCCCCCAGCTGTGAGGAACCGCCGCGACGAGACGCCAGCGACGACTCGACCGGCGACACATTACCCGACGACGAGAGAACCACGACCCCGGACGCGCTCCAGAGCGACCCGGAGAGTGCTCCCGGTAAGGGGCCCAGCGACTACACCACCATGGAGCTGTTTCAGcagggcatgcctccaccacccccagcctGTAGGACCGAAGGCCACGCAGGCCTTCACGGAGAGGAGATGAACAAGACTGTACATGGGAACGGATCGGACTACTCCCGGCAATCTAGCCAGGGTCCGATGGAGATCGGCGCTCTGTAG